Proteins from a genomic interval of Capsicum annuum cultivar UCD-10X-F1 chromosome 4, UCD10Xv1.1, whole genome shotgun sequence:
- the LOC107869555 gene encoding uncharacterized protein LOC107869555, producing the protein MADDLKFEFKLEHYKWFTCTRRGGDGDGEEEEEGVFKLRREKKKVKIEKEYPPPIPGLAKTENVPSSQMPWVMKRYYTSDGRLIIKEEKIERFEYFEAHRTNGRLMLNLVPLNEHDLDCSDDDDDGDDDDDDGGGDVVEVVDRTVAAAEKEEENESALVNGGGSGGGATVIGGGGSGGVKCSSLCTFGVAVPAIRC; encoded by the coding sequence ATGGCTGATGATTTGAAGTTCGAGTTTAAATTGGAACACTATAAGTGGTTCACTTGTACCCGCCGCGGCGGAGACGGAGacggagaagaagaagaagaaggagtgTTTAAATTGAGGagggagaaaaaaaaagtgaaaatagaaaaagaatatcCGCCGCCAATCCCAGGGTTAGCGAAGACGGAGAATGTTCCGTCTTCGCAAATGCCGTGGGTGATGAAGAGGTACTATACATCTGATGGTAGATTGATTATCAAAGAAGAGAAAATCGAACGATTTGAGTATTTCGAAGCTCACCGTACCAACGGACGATTAATGCTGAATCTCGTTCCGTTAAACGAACATGATTTGGATTGTTCCGATGACGATGATGacggtgatgatgatgatgatgatggcgGCGGCGATGTAGTTGAAGTGGTTGATCGGACAGTGGCGGCGgcggagaaggaggaggagaatgAATCGGCATTGGTGAATGgcggtggtagtggtggtggtgcaACGGTGATAGGCGGCGGAGGAAGTGGAGGAGTAAAGTGTTCGAGTTTGTGTACGTTTGGTGTTGCCGTGCCGGCGATAAGATGTTGA